From the genome of Penaeus monodon isolate SGIC_2016 chromosome 16, NSTDA_Pmon_1, whole genome shotgun sequence, one region includes:
- the LOC119583118 gene encoding LOW QUALITY PROTEIN: uncharacterized protein LOC119583118 (The sequence of the model RefSeq protein was modified relative to this genomic sequence to represent the inferred CDS: inserted 1 base in 1 codon) — translation MSAGAYVEEAKLMGLEDPIAIVDYVSKRQAEEREERARQREREKEEREERDRQREHELRLQQLKIEEEERIRRHQLEMARVQMGTNGGSPAQASTLPRIRLPAFKEGEPIEPYIHRFEDFADLYQFDEATKKLHFQSLFDGKPLEILHRLDASDKTYCSMKSALMRTYGLTVDDAKLQFNRAMMQDRETATQFLVRLSGYLDQWLEKDGTPDTKEGIRDXVLRFQLEKSCPQDLVAQFKIHKIKTAEQMADKADAHFSAFGYHTRRQWKKPAISLGQQQRGKQELLLQQQQKVHPAIHKQQHLQSKAQQSVPPQQQRKHPWRTVSQETHDYRQKGAAACVSEENPTPQPPETSEARQQTPHVHSI, via the exons ATGTCTGCAGGAGCTTATGTAGAAGAGGCTAAGTTGATGGGGCTTGAGGACCCGATAGCTATTGTAGATTACGTGAGTAAACGTCAGGCTGAGGAGCGAGAAGAACGAGCGAGGCAGCGTGAGCGTgagaaggaggaacgggaagagagggacagacagcgTGAGCACGAGCTGAGACTGCAGCAgctgaagatagaggaagaggagaggattcgCCGGCATCAACTGGAAATGGCTCGCGTGCAGATGGGGACGAATGGAGGCTCCCCTGCCCAGGCATCCACCTTGCCGCGCATCCGGTTACCTGCTTTTAAAGAAGGTGAGCCAATCGAACCATATATTCACCGGTTTGAAGATTTTGCCGATTTATATCAGTTCGACGAAGCCACGAAGAAGCTTCATTTCCAAAGTCTGTTTGATGGGAAACCCTTAGAAATCCTCCATCGCCTCGACGCGAGTGACAAGACGTACTGTTCGATGAAGTCAGCATTGATGAGGACGTACGGGCTGACGGTCGACGACGCAAAACTTCAATTTAATCGTGCAATGATGCAAGACCGAGAGACTGCCACTCAGTTCCTGGTTCGTTTGTCAGGCTACCTTGACCAGTGGCTGGAAAAGGATGGGACGCCGGACACGAAGGAAGGTATTAGGG TAGTGTTACGGTTTCAGCTTGAAAAGTCGTGTCCCCAGGATCTCGTTGCGCAGTTTAAGATCCACAAGATCAAGACTGCAGAGCAGATGGCTGATAAGGCGGATGCCCATTTTTCTGCCTTTGGGTATCACACTCGCAGGCAGTGGAAAAAGCCGGCCATTTCACTGGGTCAACAACAGAGGGGAAAGCAAGAACTACTTTTGCAGCAGCAACAGAAGGTTCATCCCGCAATTCACAAGCAACAGCATCTGCAGTCGAAAGCACAGCAGAGTGTACCACCACAGCAACAGCGGAAGCATCCTTGGCGAACGGTGAGTCAAGAAACTCATGATTACCGACAGAAAGGAGCGGCCGCCTGTGTGAGTGAGGAAAACCCAACACCCCAGCCTCCGGAGACGTCAGAAGCTAGACAACAAACGCCCCACGTGCACAGCATTTGA